The sequence CGAGGTGTGAGCTTTCACACGCAACGGAGAATTGCTTCCCGTGGTGCCGTTCCGGCAGAGTCTTGCTTCCGTCAGGCCCCGCATACGGCACACCGGCACCTCCAGAGGCGCCACGCACCACACAACTCAACAACCGCCGTCCGTATGCCGCCCGCGAGCACCACGCGGCGCTCCCTTTGGGGAGTCGCCCACCGGGCCCGTGCCTCCCGTGACCCAAGCAGTAGGGAGGCCAGTGTCAAGGGCACGATTGCGCTCGCGAGGTCACCTAAGCGGGCGATGCTGGAAGGACACCGTGTGAGCCGGATCTCGGTCCGGGGGTTCGCCGTGGCATCTGCCACCGCGGTCACCACCGTTGGCGCCGTCGTAGGCGTTGCATCGGGCAGCACTCCCGCTGCCGACGACAACAACTTCGAGGCGACCGCAGCCGACACCACGCTGCTCGCAGACATCCCCGCGGGCCAGCAGGCCCAGGTGCAGACCGCCTCGCTGACGCAGCAGGCCGACGCCCAGGCGTCCGCCGCCGACGCCGCCGCGAAGAAGTCCGCGGAGGAGACGGCCCGCGTACAGGCCGCCAAGGACGCCAAGTCCAAGAAGCAGGCCGCCGAGGACAAGCTGGAGCGCGAGCGCCAGGCGAAGAAGGACAAGGAAGCCCAGGAGCGCGCCAGCCGCTCCCAGGTCCGGTCCACCGCCACGTTCGCCGCCCAGGGCTCGTACACGGTGGCCGAGATCCAGGCCATCGCGCGCCAGATCGTGCCGGCCGACCAGTTCCAGTGCTTCAGCAACATCGTGAACGTCGAGTCGAGCTGGAACTACAAGGCGAGCAACCCGTCTTCGGGTGCCTACGGTCTTGTCCAGGCCCTGCCCGGCTCGAAGATGGCCTCGGCCGGCGCCGACTGGATGACCAACCCGGCCACCCAGATCAAGTGGGGCCTCAGCTACATGAACAGCTCGCGCTACGGCAGTCCGTGCGCGGCCTGGTCCTTCTGGCAGGCCAACCACTGGTACTAGAACCTCAAGAGGTTCAGAGCTCAACCTCGTGAAGCCCCCCGCCGTCCTACGGTGAGGGGCTTCACGCGTGTACGGTCGTGCGGAACCGCTCCCGGGGGGCGGTGGGGAGAGCGGACGGGGGTAGAGGAACCGTTATGTCGAAACTGCCGGGGTGGCTCGGACAACTGGGTGCTGAACTGAGCAGGCTGAGCGAGCGCCTTGACGAACGGCGGGCGGAGTCGGAGGCCGACGCCCCCCTGCCCGGGGACCCGCCCGGTCCGCAGCCGGCGGCCGCCGGGAAGGACGAGGCTGCCCTCGTCGACCAGGTGCCCGCCCCGCCCACGTACGCGCCCTCCGTGGCCGCGCGGCCCGATCCGGTCGCGGCGATCCCGTGGGGGATGCGGGTCGCGGCCGAGGCGGGCTGGCGGCTGCTGGTGCTCGCGGGGACCCTGTGGGTGCTGATGCGGGTCATCAGCGCGGTGCAGCTGGTGGTGCTGGCCTTCGTCGCCGCACTGCTCGTCACCGCGCTGCTCCAGCCGACCGTCGCCCGGCTGCGGCGCCACGGACTGCCGAGGGGACTGGCCACCGCCGTCACCGCGGTCTCCGGCTTCGTCATCATGGGCCTGGTCGGCTGGTTCGTGGTGTGGCAGGTCATGGACAACATCGACACCCTCTCCGACAAGGTGACGAAGGGGATCGACGACCTCAAGAACTGGCTCCTGGACAGCCCGTTCCATGTGACCGACAAGCAGATCAACGACATCGCGAAGAACCTCAGCGACACGGTCGGCACCAACACCGAGGCGATCACCTCCGCCGGGCTCCAGGGCGTCACCGTGGTCGTGGAGTTCATGACCGGCGCGCTGCTGGCGATGTTCTCGACGCTCTTCCTGCTCTACGACGGCGCGCGCATCTGGCAGTGGGTGCTCAAGCTGGTGCCCGCGCAGGCGAGGCCCGGAGTCGCCGGAGCGGGGCCGCGCGCCTGGCGGACGCTGACCGCCTATGTGCGCGGCACGGTCATCGTCGCCCTGATCGACGCGATCTTCATCGGGCTGGGGATCTACTTCCTCAATGTGCCGATGGCGGTGCCGCTGGCCGTCTTCATCTTCCTGTTCGCCTTCATCCCGCTCGTCGGCGCCGTGGTCTCCGGGGCGCTGGCGGTGGTGGTCGCCCTGGTCACCGAGGGCGTGTTCACGGCGCTGATGGTGCTGGCCGTGGTCCTCGCGGTGCAGCAGATCGAGGGCCACGTCCTGCAGCCGTTCATCCTGGGCCGCGCGGTGCGGGTGCACCCGCTGGCCGTGGTGCTCTCGGTCGCCGCGGGCGGCATGATCGCCGGGATCGGCGGCGCGGTCGTGGCGGTGCCGCTGGTCGCCGTGACCAATACGGTGGTCGGCTATCTGCGCTCGTACGGCCAGGAGGAGTCGCGCCGGCACTCGCCGCCGCCGCACGGGTCGACCTCGCTGGACGCGGCGCCGACCCGGGCTCCCGGCGCGCCGCCGGAGAAGGGCGACGCGGAACCGGCGCCGGACGCCTCGTAGCGCGTACGCATGGAAGAAGGGCCCCTCGGACGGTCGGTCGTCCGCGGGGCCCTTCTCGTACTCAGGGTACGGCGCCTACTCGGCGAGTACCGCCTCGGCGTCGAGGGTCACACCCACCGCCTGGATCACCGAGGCGATCTTGACGGCTTCCTGGATGGTCTCGCGGTCCACGCCGGCCTTGCGCAGCACCTGCTCGTGGGAGTCGAGGCACTGGCCGCAGCCGTTGATCGCGGAGACGGCCAGCGACCACAGCTCGAAGTCGACCTTCTCCACGCCCGGCTTGCCGATGACGTTCATCCGCAGGCCCGCGCGCAGGTTCCCGTACTCGGGGTCCGAGAGCAGGTGGCGGGTCCGGTAGAAGACGTTGTTCATCGCCATGATGGCGGCGGCCGACTTCGCGGCGGTGTACGCCTCCGCGGAGAGACTGGCCTTCGCCTCCGGCTCCAGCTCGCGCAGCACCTTCGGCGAGCGCGAGGCGATCGCGCAGGCCAGGACGGTGCCCCAGAGCTGCTGCTGCGGGAGTTCGCTGTTGCCGATGACCGAGCCGAGGTTCAGCTTCAGGTCCTTGGCGAAGTCCGGTAGGGCGGACTTGAGTTCGTCGAGTGCCATGGTGGTATCAGCTCACTCGCCCGAGAGGAGCGCGACCGGGTCCAGGGTGTTCTCGCCCTTGGTCCAGTTGCACGGGCACAGCTCGTCGGTCTGCAGGGCGTCGAGGACCCGCAGGACCTCCTTGGGGTTACGGCCCACGGAACCGGCGGTCACCATCGTGAACTGGATCTCGTTGTTCTGGTCGACGATGAAGACGGCGCGCTGCGCGAAGCCGTCCTCGCCCTCGATGCCGAGGTCACGCATGAGCTCGTGCTTCGAGTCGGCCAGCATCGGGAAGGGCAGGTCGGTCAGGTCCGGGTGGTCCTTGCGCCAGGCGTGGTGCACGAACTCGGAGTCGCCGGAGAAGCCGAGGATCTGCGCGTCACGGTCGGCGAACTCGTCGTTCAGCTTGCCGAAGGCGGCGATCTCGGTGGGGCACACGAAGGTGAAGTCCTTCGGCCACGCGAAGACGATCTTCCACTGACCCTCGTAGGTCTTGTGGTTGATCTGCTCGAACTCCTTGCCGCTCTCCAGCGACACACAAGCGGTCAGGTCGAACTCGGGGAACTTGTCACCGACAGTGAGCACGCGCTCTCCTTGCAGCGTAGGTTCTCCCCTTTTGAGGGAGTTCCTGGGGGTTGGACGATCACCACCATGGCACAGAGTGCATTGATCGCGGAAATAGCTACACTCGGTCGTGATGATCGGAGGTGCCTATCAGTGGCGCAGAGTAATCCGGGCAACCGGCCCAAACAGCCCAGCCTCTCGCAGCTGCGCGCCTTCGCGGCCGTCGCCGAATATCTGCACTTCCGGGACGCGGCGGCCGCAATCGGGATGAGTCAGCCCGCGCTCTCCGGGGCCGTGTCCACGCTGGAGGAGGCACTGGGTGTCCAGCTCATCGAGCGTACGACGCGCAAGGTGCTGCTCTCGCCCGCCGGGGAACGGCTCGCGGTGCGGGCGCGCGTCGTGCTCGAAGCCGTCGGCGAGCTGATGGAGGAGGCCGAGGCGGTCCGCGCGCCGTTCACCGGAGTGCTCCGGCTCGGCGTGATCCCGACCGTCGCCCCGTATCTGCTGCCGACCGTGCTGCGGCTGGTCCACGAGCGCTACCCGGAACTCGACCTCCAGGTGCACGAGGAGCAGACCTCCTCGCTGATCGAGGGGCTGGCCGCCGGACGGCTCGACCTGCTGCTGCTCGCGGTGCCGCTCGGTGTCCCCGGGGTCAGCGAACTCCCGCTCTTCGACGAGGACTTCGTCCTGGTGATGGAGCGGAGCCACGGGCTCGGCGGGCGGGCCGACATCCCCCGCGACGCGCTGCGCGAGCTGCCGCTGCTGCTGCTCGACGAGGGGCACTGC is a genomic window of Streptomyces sp. NBC_00708 containing:
- a CDS encoding transglycosylase SLT domain-containing protein: MSRISVRGFAVASATAVTTVGAVVGVASGSTPAADDNNFEATAADTTLLADIPAGQQAQVQTASLTQQADAQASAADAAAKKSAEETARVQAAKDAKSKKQAAEDKLERERQAKKDKEAQERASRSQVRSTATFAAQGSYTVAEIQAIARQIVPADQFQCFSNIVNVESSWNYKASNPSSGAYGLVQALPGSKMASAGADWMTNPATQIKWGLSYMNSSRYGSPCAAWSFWQANHWY
- a CDS encoding AI-2E family transporter; translated protein: MSKLPGWLGQLGAELSRLSERLDERRAESEADAPLPGDPPGPQPAAAGKDEAALVDQVPAPPTYAPSVAARPDPVAAIPWGMRVAAEAGWRLLVLAGTLWVLMRVISAVQLVVLAFVAALLVTALLQPTVARLRRHGLPRGLATAVTAVSGFVIMGLVGWFVVWQVMDNIDTLSDKVTKGIDDLKNWLLDSPFHVTDKQINDIAKNLSDTVGTNTEAITSAGLQGVTVVVEFMTGALLAMFSTLFLLYDGARIWQWVLKLVPAQARPGVAGAGPRAWRTLTAYVRGTVIVALIDAIFIGLGIYFLNVPMAVPLAVFIFLFAFIPLVGAVVSGALAVVVALVTEGVFTALMVLAVVLAVQQIEGHVLQPFILGRAVRVHPLAVVLSVAAGGMIAGIGGAVVAVPLVAVTNTVVGYLRSYGQEESRRHSPPPHGSTSLDAAPTRAPGAPPEKGDAEPAPDAS
- a CDS encoding LysR substrate-binding domain-containing protein, which codes for MAQSNPGNRPKQPSLSQLRAFAAVAEYLHFRDAAAAIGMSQPALSGAVSTLEEALGVQLIERTTRKVLLSPAGERLAVRARVVLEAVGELMEEAEAVRAPFTGVLRLGVIPTVAPYLLPTVLRLVHERYPELDLQVHEEQTSSLIEGLAAGRLDLLLLAVPLGVPGVSELPLFDEDFVLVMERSHGLGGRADIPRDALRELPLLLLDEGHCLRDQALDICREAGRTEGAPVTTTAAGLSTLVQLVAGGLGVTLLPRTAVTVETARNEALTTGYFADPAPTRRVALAMRTGAARQEEFEEFAAALREAMRGLPVRVTAGGRA
- a CDS encoding alkyl hydroperoxide reductase; the protein is MALDELKSALPDFAKDLKLNLGSVIGNSELPQQQLWGTVLACAIASRSPKVLRELEPEAKASLSAEAYTAAKSAAAIMAMNNVFYRTRHLLSDPEYGNLRAGLRMNVIGKPGVEKVDFELWSLAVSAINGCGQCLDSHEQVLRKAGVDRETIQEAVKIASVIQAVGVTLDAEAVLAE
- a CDS encoding peroxiredoxin, with amino-acid sequence MLTVGDKFPEFDLTACVSLESGKEFEQINHKTYEGQWKIVFAWPKDFTFVCPTEIAAFGKLNDEFADRDAQILGFSGDSEFVHHAWRKDHPDLTDLPFPMLADSKHELMRDLGIEGEDGFAQRAVFIVDQNNEIQFTMVTAGSVGRNPKEVLRVLDALQTDELCPCNWTKGENTLDPVALLSGE